A window of Acidobacteriota bacterium contains these coding sequences:
- a CDS encoding pyridoxamine 5'-phosphate oxidase family protein: MIEPQDRAPSSRTQVRRLAERGRYHPAEIRAILDEGFLCHVGFVAPEGHPVVIPTAYGRRGDFLYLHGSAASHMLRTLREGVELCCTITHLDGLVLARSVFNHSMNYRSVMIFGRGRVLTSGAEKLAALEAISNQIAPGRWEAARRPSGQELKATLVLELPLAEASAKVRNGPPIDDAEDYALPVWAGVVPITLQYGKPEADPRLAEGIRLPEEIQRGRGRCPEDT, encoded by the coding sequence ATGATCGAACCGCAGGACCGCGCTCCAAGTTCCCGCACGCAGGTAAGGCGGCTTGCGGAGCGCGGACGCTACCATCCGGCGGAGATACGCGCCATCCTGGACGAAGGATTTTTATGCCACGTCGGCTTCGTGGCGCCGGAAGGTCATCCGGTTGTGATCCCGACGGCCTATGGGCGGCGCGGGGATTTTCTTTACCTTCATGGCTCGGCCGCTAGCCACATGCTGCGCACGCTGCGCGAGGGCGTGGAGCTATGCTGCACTATTACGCACCTTGACGGGCTGGTACTGGCACGTTCAGTTTTCAATCACTCGATGAACTATCGCTCGGTAATGATATTTGGGCGGGGACGGGTCTTGACCAGTGGAGCCGAGAAGCTCGCGGCGCTGGAGGCCATCAGTAATCAGATTGCGCCGGGGCGCTGGGAAGCGGCGCGGCGGCCTTCCGGCCAGGAGTTGAAGGCGACGCTGGTGCTGGAGCTGCCGCTGGCCGAAGCCAGCGCCAAGGTTCGTAACGGCCCGCCGATTGATGACGCTGAGGATTACGCCTTGCCGGTTTGGGCAGGCGTTGTACCGATTACCCTGCAGTACGGCAAGCCCGAAGCCGATCCCAGGCTAGCCGAGGGCATCCGGCTGCCGGAGGAGATCCAGCGCGGCCGCGGGCGTTGTCCAGAAGACACTTGA
- a CDS encoding response regulator encodes MRTETAAAAKETVLLAEDEEIVRRLVVELLLRAGFQVLAAANGELALETARTYAGPIHLLISDVAMPAMTGLELARRIGNLYPQIKILLVSGYSDPAAIDDLKQQAGFAYLRKPFTPQMLLEQARALLEVS; translated from the coding sequence ATGAGAACCGAAACGGCAGCCGCGGCTAAGGAAACGGTTCTCCTCGCGGAGGATGAAGAGATCGTGCGGCGGCTGGTGGTGGAGTTGCTGCTGCGCGCGGGCTTTCAAGTGCTCGCGGCGGCAAATGGCGAACTGGCGCTGGAAACGGCGCGCACCTATGCCGGCCCGATTCACTTGCTGATCAGCGATGTCGCCATGCCCGCCATGACCGGACTGGAGCTGGCGCGACGGATTGGAAATTTGTACCCCCAGATCAAGATTCTTCTGGTTTCCGGCTATAGCGATCCGGCTGCCATTGACGACCTGAAACAGCAGGCCGGCTTTGCCTATCTGCGCAAGCCGTTCACGCCGCAGATGTTGCTGGAGCAGGCGCGGGCTCTACTCGAAGTGAGCTAG